One window of Pseudochaenichthys georgianus chromosome 18, fPseGeo1.2, whole genome shotgun sequence genomic DNA carries:
- the rbm4.2 gene encoding RNA-binding protein 4.2 isoform X2: protein MVKMFIGNLACNTTPEELRELFEKYGKVTESDVVKNYGFVHMSNISEAEEAIRNLHQLQLNGWRMNVEMSKGRPKSTTKLHVSNLGEGVSNPVLRAKFEEFGTVVECDIVKDYAFIHMERMEDAMDAISKLDNTAYKGLFGNSRTFPLPSFLEAT, encoded by the exons ATGGTTAAAATGTTTATTGGCAATCTTGCCTGCAACACTACACCTGAGGAGCTCCGAGAACTCTTCGAGAAGTATGGAAAAGTCACAGAAAGTGACGTTGTCAAAAACTATGGCTTCGTACACATGTCCAACATTTCTGAAGCAGAGGAGGCCATTCGAAACCTCCACCAGCTCCAGCTGAATGGCTGGCGCATGAATGTGGAGATGAGCAAAGGGAGGCCCAAGTCCACCACCAAACTACATGTCAGCAACCTCGGCGAGGGGGTTTCCAACCCTGTTCTGCGGGCTAAGTTTGAAGAGTTTGGTACGGTGGTAGAGTGTGACATAGTGAAGGACTACGCGTTTATTCACATGGAGCGAATGGAGGACGCCATGGATGCCATCAGTAAGCTGGACAACACGGCCTACAAAG GTCTGTTTGGGAACTCCAGGACTTTTCCTCTGCCGTCATTTCTCGAAGCTACGTGA
- the rbm4.2 gene encoding RNA-binding protein 4.2 isoform X1, which produces MVKMFIGNLACNTTPEELRELFEKYGKVTESDVVKNYGFVHMSNISEAEEAIRNLHQLQLNGWRMNVEMSKGRPKSTTKLHVSNLGEGVSNPVLRAKFEEFGTVVECDIVKDYAFIHMERMEDAMDAISKLDNTAYKGKLMSVQLSTSRLRTAPGMGEHTGCYVCGKHGHWSKDCPVSRNGSHGEGSRGHGSRAPPRSPPSYGRGSYEMPSPPAEYRSGSAYSRSSYMGGLPPPPRRLSGYSPELGERYASRAPSSYAERSSVYDRDRLYSSVDYYEKYRDRPYGSSYFEGRRMSYIPPPPPPPPSSFSKLSSSIDAYERRALPPSPSAAAYYARDRSPIRRVPVSPSSYAYERTRLSPVSATRSSYSAPRPRDNYTPRYAPY; this is translated from the exons ATGGTTAAAATGTTTATTGGCAATCTTGCCTGCAACACTACACCTGAGGAGCTCCGAGAACTCTTCGAGAAGTATGGAAAAGTCACAGAAAGTGACGTTGTCAAAAACTATGGCTTCGTACACATGTCCAACATTTCTGAAGCAGAGGAGGCCATTCGAAACCTCCACCAGCTCCAGCTGAATGGCTGGCGCATGAATGTGGAGATGAGCAAAGGGAGGCCCAAGTCCACCACCAAACTACATGTCAGCAACCTCGGCGAGGGGGTTTCCAACCCTGTTCTGCGGGCTAAGTTTGAAGAGTTTGGTACGGTGGTAGAGTGTGACATAGTGAAGGACTACGCGTTTATTCACATGGAGCGAATGGAGGACGCCATGGATGCCATCAGTAAGCTGGACAACACGGCCTACAAAG GCAAGCTGATGAGCGTACAACTGTCCACCAGTCGGCTGCGCACGGCCCCAGGAATGGGAGAACATACCGGCTGCTATGTCTGCGGGAAACATGGTCACTGGTCGAAAGATTGTCCAGTCAGTCGGAACGGTAGCCACGGTGAAGGCTCAAGAGGTCACGGCAGCCGGGCCCCCCCACGCAGTCCCCCGAGTTATGGCAGGGGCAGCTATGAGATGCCCTCCCCTCCAGCTGAATACAGGAGTGGCTCTGCGTATAGTCGCTCTAGTTACATGGGTGGGTTGCCGCCTCCCCCTCGTAGGCTCAGCGGCTACAGCCCTGAGCTGGGGGAGCGGTACGCAAGCAGAGCGCCAAGCTCCTACGCCGAGAGGTCATCAGTGTATGACCGCGACCGCCTCTATAGCAGTGTCGACTATTATGAGAAGTACAGAGATCGGCCATACGGCTCAAGCTATTTTGAGGGTCGCCGAATGTCCTatattcctcctcctcccccaccCCCTCCTTCCTCCTTCTCAAAGCTCTCCTCCAGTATAGATGCGTATGAACGTCGGGCATTGCCCCCCTCGCCATCGGCTGCAGCATACTACGCACGAGACCGCAGCCCGATCAGACGGGTGCCGGTCTCCCCATCAAGTTACGCCTACGAGCGAACACGGCTGTCTCCGGTGTCGGCCACCAGAAGCTCCTACTCGGCCCCTAGACCCAGGGATAATTACACACCACGCTATGCGCCTTACTGA